A window of Odocoileus virginianus isolate 20LAN1187 ecotype Illinois chromosome 22, Ovbor_1.2, whole genome shotgun sequence contains these coding sequences:
- the TIMM21 gene encoding mitochondrial import inner membrane translocase subunit Tim21 isoform X1, which produces MICTLLRAVRCTERLHGRPGKPWFLPHSVPHRACSQTEPRWRWGLQEQKATARPRCIWGVTQRSIWTQGRSPQSAKEDGSKQVSVHRSQSGETVLSTSQKVKEAGRDFTYLIVVLIGITITGGLFYTIFRELFSSSSPNKIYGKALEKCRSHPEVISVFGEPVKGYGEVTRRGRRQHVSFIEYVKDGLKHMRVKFYIQGSEPGKQGTVHLEVKENPESGEYEFRYIFVELEPYSRTIVIEDNRS; this is translated from the exons ATGATCTGCACTCTCCTGCGAGCTGTGCGGTGCACGGAGAGGCTGCACGGGCGCCCCGGGAAGCCATGGTTTCTGCCACACTCCGTGCCTCACAGAGCTTGCTCTCAGACGGAACCCAGGTGGAGATGGGGGCTGCAAGAGCAGAAGGCGACGGCGCGACCTAGGTGTATTTGGGGAGTCACCCAGAGGTCCATCTGGACGCAAGGACGGAGCCCCCAGAGCGCGAAGGAGGACGGTAGCAAGCAAGTGTCTGTGCACAGGAGTCAGAGCGGGGAAACCGTCCTCTCGACGTCACAAAAAG TGAAAGAAGCTGGAAGAGATTTTACCTACTTAATAGTGGTGCTTATTGGGATCACCATTACAG GTGGCTTGTTTTACACGATCTTCAGAGAACTTTTTTCTTCATCTAGTCCGAATAAGATATATGGGAAAGCCCTAGAAAAGTGCAGATCGCATCCCGAG GTCATCAGTGTCTTCGGCGAGCCCGTCAAAGGCTACGGGGAGGTGACACGACGAGGCCGAAGGCAGCACGTTAG CTTTATTGAATACGTAAAAGATGGGCTGAAACACATGCGAGTGAAGTTCTACATCCAGGGCTCGGAGCCTGGGAAGCAGGGAACCGTGCATCTTGAAGTGAAGGAG aaCCCAGAAAGTGGAGAATATGAATTTCGATATATATTTGTAGAACTTGAACCCTATTCTAGAACTATTGTCATTGAAGATAATCGATCCTGA
- the TIMM21 gene encoding mitochondrial import inner membrane translocase subunit Tim21 isoform X2 yields MICTLLRAVRCTERLHGRPGKPWFLPHSVPHRACSQTEPRWRWGLQEQKATARPRCIWGVTQRSIWTQGRSPQSAKEDGSKQVSVHRSQSGETVLSTSQKVKEAGRDFTYLIVVLIGITITGGLFYTIFRELFSSSSPNKIYGKALEKCRSHPEVISVFGEPVKGYGEVTRRGRRQHVSFIEYVKDGLKHMRVKFYIQGSEPGKQGTVHLEVKETPAHRRRLSVGRTINLQQRSII; encoded by the exons ATGATCTGCACTCTCCTGCGAGCTGTGCGGTGCACGGAGAGGCTGCACGGGCGCCCCGGGAAGCCATGGTTTCTGCCACACTCCGTGCCTCACAGAGCTTGCTCTCAGACGGAACCCAGGTGGAGATGGGGGCTGCAAGAGCAGAAGGCGACGGCGCGACCTAGGTGTATTTGGGGAGTCACCCAGAGGTCCATCTGGACGCAAGGACGGAGCCCCCAGAGCGCGAAGGAGGACGGTAGCAAGCAAGTGTCTGTGCACAGGAGTCAGAGCGGGGAAACCGTCCTCTCGACGTCACAAAAAG TGAAAGAAGCTGGAAGAGATTTTACCTACTTAATAGTGGTGCTTATTGGGATCACCATTACAG GTGGCTTGTTTTACACGATCTTCAGAGAACTTTTTTCTTCATCTAGTCCGAATAAGATATATGGGAAAGCCCTAGAAAAGTGCAGATCGCATCCCGAG GTCATCAGTGTCTTCGGCGAGCCCGTCAAAGGCTACGGGGAGGTGACACGACGAGGCCGAAGGCAGCACGTTAG CTTTATTGAATACGTAAAAGATGGGCTGAAACACATGCGAGTGAAGTTCTACATCCAGGGCTCGGAGCCTGGGAAGCAGGGAACCGTGCATCTTGAAGTGAAGGAG ACACCAGCTCACAGACGGCGGCTCAGTGTGGGAAGGACGATTAACCTGCAGCAGAGGTCAATTATCTGA